In the genome of Paenibacillus sp. FSL R5-0766, one region contains:
- a CDS encoding carbohydrate ABC transporter permease gives MRTPSVRYRIFRIGNLVFLTLLSLTMILPFINVLAQSLSSSEAIMGGKVSFWPVAFTWINYEYVFGDAAFWRAFAVSVGVTLVGTLVNLAATASLAYPVSRPEYKGRSLVVMFVLVTVVFSAPLIPNFILMKELHLVNNPLVLIVPGAINAFNFFVMRSFFSQLPGELIDAARIDGCGEFGIIWRIVIPLSKPAMASLGIFYAVGHWNAYSTALYYLNDPAWWPIQVTLKKLFESDDISVDPGSAVYSTLAHTSPEGIKMATIIIATLPIIIIYPFLQKHFVKGIMVGSVKS, from the coding sequence ATGCGTACCCCCAGTGTCCGTTACCGTATATTTCGCATTGGAAATCTCGTTTTTCTTACGCTGCTCTCGTTGACGATGATTCTGCCTTTCATTAATGTACTGGCCCAGTCACTTAGCAGCTCGGAAGCGATCATGGGCGGAAAGGTTAGCTTCTGGCCTGTAGCTTTTACCTGGATCAATTACGAATATGTATTCGGCGATGCTGCCTTCTGGCGGGCCTTTGCGGTATCGGTTGGGGTAACGTTAGTGGGTACGCTGGTCAATCTCGCCGCAACGGCATCACTCGCGTATCCCGTGTCACGTCCAGAGTACAAGGGGCGATCTCTTGTTGTCATGTTTGTCCTGGTGACCGTCGTATTCTCGGCGCCGCTCATTCCGAATTTTATCCTGATGAAGGAGCTGCATCTGGTTAACAATCCACTGGTGCTGATTGTGCCAGGAGCGATTAACGCCTTTAACTTTTTCGTCATGCGTTCGTTCTTCTCACAGCTGCCGGGTGAACTGATCGATGCCGCCCGCATCGATGGCTGTGGGGAGTTCGGCATCATCTGGCGTATCGTTATTCCATTATCCAAACCGGCTATGGCATCACTCGGCATTTTCTATGCGGTGGGCCACTGGAATGCGTATTCTACCGCGCTTTATTATCTGAATGATCCCGCCTGGTGGCCGATCCAGGTCACACTCAAGAAGCTGTTTGAGAGTGACGATATTTCCGTCGATCCGGGTTCTGCGGTCTATAGCACTCTTGCACATACTTCGCCGGAAGGTATCAAAATGGCGACCATTATCATCGCCACCTTGCCAATCATTATCATTTACCCTTTCCTGCAAAAGCATTTTGTAAAAGGAATCATGGTCGGCTCCGTCAAATCTTAA
- a CDS encoding response regulator encodes MFRILITDDEPMIRMGLAKMIEQAGLFDCEIRQAAHGEEALQVVKDFRPHILFTDIRMPTMDGIELCRRLSEQGSTMRIIVVSGYSDFEYARACMDYGVKRYLLKPVGRQELHELLLKLLASEEDKPKVSLVPVRELNDWAMRLEEAIWELRQSDVTELLAAWSGRYPAYALMPEQTAELFQELLELIVARMNARGNGTMSTSSKIIVSASSEECFEALGNEIHTLMKTIKEKRSGKRKHPVEEAKAYLEKHLRREVSLDEIAAKLGLNPSYFSQLFKQTTGQTFIQYRIRSKMELAKRMLEQPGNRITDISYEVGYADHPHFTKTFKKITGLTPSEYRSKLGIE; translated from the coding sequence ATGTTCAGAATCTTGATTACGGACGATGAACCGATGATTCGGATGGGTCTGGCGAAGATGATTGAGCAAGCAGGTCTGTTCGATTGTGAGATCCGGCAGGCGGCGCATGGGGAAGAGGCCCTTCAGGTGGTGAAGGACTTTCGACCACACATCCTGTTCACGGATATTCGCATGCCAACGATGGATGGCATTGAGTTGTGCCGACGTTTATCCGAGCAAGGCAGTACGATGCGCATTATTGTAGTCTCCGGTTATTCAGACTTTGAATATGCAAGAGCCTGTATGGATTATGGGGTAAAACGATATCTGCTCAAGCCAGTGGGACGACAGGAGCTTCATGAACTGCTGCTCAAATTGCTGGCATCCGAAGAGGATAAACCTAAGGTATCCCTTGTACCCGTGAGGGAGCTGAATGATTGGGCCATGCGTCTGGAAGAGGCTATATGGGAGTTAAGGCAATCCGATGTGACGGAGCTGCTCGCAGCATGGTCTGGTCGTTATCCGGCATATGCCCTGATGCCTGAGCAGACAGCGGAGCTTTTTCAGGAATTGCTGGAATTGATTGTGGCCCGCATGAACGCCCGTGGCAACGGAACGATGAGTACGTCCAGTAAGATAATTGTAAGCGCTTCCTCAGAAGAGTGCTTCGAGGCTCTGGGCAACGAGATCCACACGTTAATGAAGACGATCAAGGAAAAGCGCAGTGGCAAGCGCAAGCATCCAGTGGAAGAAGCAAAAGCCTATCTGGAGAAGCACTTGCGCCGTGAAGTTTCACTGGACGAGATTGCTGCCAAGTTGGGCCTGAACCCGTCCTACTTCAGCCAGCTGTTTAAACAGACGACCGGTCAGACCTTTATCCAATACCGGATACGCAGCAAAATGGAACTGGCCAAACGCATGCTGGAACAGCCGGGCAACCGGATTACGGATATATCCTACGAAGTGGGGTATGCGGATCATCCCCATTTTACGAAGACATTCAAGAAAATTACCGGACTGACCCCGTCCGAATATCGCAGTAAGTTGGGCATTGAATGA